The genomic window AAGAAGACAGAGTCTAGGTGgagctcctggagctggtgcagaCTGAGCAACTGAGCGCTGAACTGGGAAAGTAGCTTGTCCACTCCCTCCGCCGCCCAGGGAATGAAGGAGATCGTCATGATGTGAGAGACGCGCAGTCTGCTCACATTCACCATCTGGCTGAGGTGAGGAGCAAAGCTGGCCAGGGTGAGCAGGTCCCAGTGGCCATTCAATTCTACCTCTTGGACACAGTCCAGCTGCACCATTCTCAGGATCTTCTGAATGTGTCCGAGTGACATATCAAGAAACTCCAGCTTCCTACAGCACAGCTGTGGCAGACCTTTTCCCTGCTTGACCCTCTTCATGAGGAAGGTGAGGAATTCATCGGGGGTGGCTTTCTGGAGACAAAAGTCTTCTAGGAGCACCTGCACAGGGGCCAAGagctctttctcctccttccttgagTCGTCCACTTTTGGCCTCTTCGTCTTAGGCTGGGCGGCCTCCGGCTCCTCCAACGAGCGCACGGAGGACCAGTCCCAGGTTCTAGGCGCTACGTCCCAGAAGTTGGTATTCGCATTCAGCCGTAAATCCAGCACTTGCAGTTTCCATCTTCTGGGGCGGATCTTGTGGGCAAGCAGGTCATCGAGCCCATCCAGCGCAGCTTTTAAGATGTCCTGCTGAGGCTGCTGAGCCTTCATCAGAGCCCCCAGGGCAAGGTGGCTGAAGGGCCAGGCCCGCACCATTGCCTTCGGAGTCTCGCTGTGTCTCCCAGCAACAGCCTCCAGGAACAAGGGCAGGAAGAGTTGCGCGGGCAGTGACTCCAGAGAGGCAACGGCCAAGGCTTCGTTCTGCAGCAGGCTCTGCTTGGCAAGGTCCAAGAGCCTGGCTGGGCTTCGGCTGCTCATGCCGATCGATATGTGCTCCAAAAGCAATCCTGACCTGGGCTGGGCGGGAAGGGTCTTCTAAGGCCTCGGGGAGAGCCAAGGTGATGACTCCAGCACTCCGTGTTCTGGGTCCCTCCTTAGCTCCTCAGAAGCCTTTCGAAAGAAACCTGTCTGCTTTCAAGCCACGGTGGTAGGGTCTGGCAAGTCCAAAGTTcatgggtcagatgtcaggctggaggcttctcctgattcacgtagctgcaggggctgaagaacccaagatcTGCTGGCCAGACCGCTGCAACAGGCTCACGGGCGGCAAAGGAGCAGGAATCCGACGTCAGCAGGGAAGACCGCCGCTGGctgcctcaagtcccaagaaccgcagggcagctggtgacgagctggatgcaggatcctgaGTGAAGGCAGCCTTGCACGAACAGCCccctatatactggaggcaggccactcacacacacgcacacacaccccccTCCAACAAATCCccctctcaactgattggctgctcagggCAGATCTCATCACCGAAGTCAGTGCCTAATCTTCcttctcatcatggagatgattgcgttagtatgtaactgccaaacaagAAACGATCTACCGAACTACTCAGGATCACGGCACAGCTCAGTTCGCACACCACCTTACCCAACACCATTCCCCACCGGTCAAGCCTACATCGTCCTAGGATGGCCTCAGCGGCTCCCTCCTTTTCCTCTCACTCATTTTCTGAGTAGAAAAGACATTCCCCTTTGAACTTGTGGAAGTTTCACCATCATCTGGGTTATCCCGGGGAACGGTCGTGGGGTTGCTAGTCAGAAAACGAGTGAGAGTTTTCGCTAGgggccttatttctttttttccccacacgTATGTCACGAAAACGTCTCCCTGTTTCATGAATCTGTCAACTCTATCAAATCGATCGGCATTTGGGTCCACATTTTCTGGCACATGCAGCCCCCGATTTAGTTGAGGAAACACCCCAGCTAACCCTTTCAGGGTCAAATGTTTTGACAGTCTAtctcctccctcttctctcaTGAGGTCTTTCctctttaacatttctttcaTCCTCAGAATCCATTAAGTCCTTATCATGGATCAAatttccaccccccacccccacctctatgcctccacttggctaggccagggttcccagaattgtgtggttgtcctttttCTGATTGGATGTTACGATACTGTGTTTTGTCAATCCTGCCCTccaagatgttaatgaggtgggattagaggcagttatttgaatgaggcaggactcaaatacTGCGTTAGCTTATATccggagtcaatctcttttgacccaGAGTCCTTTCTCTGACAAAcgcctagacccaggggaagatcgtTATGGAGGATCTTAATCCAAGAGCTGaccgagagaaagagagagagaaagagaactttCCCCTGAAGCTGGGGCCCTCAACTTGGACTTGTACCCTCCTAAACtgggagagaatacatttctccgaAAGCCATCCAGAGTGGTTTCTCTTtcttagaagcactagataaccgaGAGAGTCCTGATTGGTCAGTTTCCCTTCTTCGTGATCTATCTGCCTTTCCACACCGGCGAAATCAGGTTCTAAATTCAGCGTCCTTGCCAGATGGACGACTTTTCCCCGATCTCTTCCACCATGTTATCCCCCCCTGATGCTTGGAGCAAGTTGACTCAACTCCCTCCAACTCATCACATGCACACAACTTCTCTTGAAAGAACTATGcaacggggtctctatgagtccggtACATCACACAAGGGAATAGCACGCAATGACAAAGCACAGTGAAGCATCCGCGAcacttctcacaacatggatgaatgtggaaggcattctgTTGAGTGAAATCAATCAATCCCGAAAGGACAGAAAAATACACCCAGaacaactcatgaaaaggtttaccaagagaaagaaacaatcttctagggaggggaggggaggcgcgggaagggaaaaaaaactaactagacaagagataagtggtgccttttttttcggagaagggtaagacagcacacggtGGAACCCCGCTGGCCCAGTGGtgaagatctcggctgctaagcaaaaggggcaggggctgaagaacccaagatcTGCTGGCCAGACCGCTGCAACAAGCTCACGGGCCGCAAAGGAGCAGGAATCCGACGTCAGCAGGGAAGACCGCCGCTGGctgcctcaagtcccaagaaccgcagggcagctggtgacgagctggatgcaggatcctgaGTGAAGGCAGCCTTGCACGAACAGCCccctatatactggaggcaggccactcacacacacgcacacacaccccccTCCAACAAATCCccctctcaactgattggctgctcagggCAGATCTCATCACCGAAGTCAGTGCCTAATCTTCcttctcatcatggagatgattgcgttagtatgtaactgccaaacaagAAACGATCTACCGAACTACTCAGGATCACGGCACAGCTCAGTTCGCACACCACCTTACCCAACACCATTCCCCACCGGTCAAGCCTACATCGTCCTAGGATGGCCTCAGCGGCTCCCTCCTTTTCCTCTCACTCATTTTCTGAGTAGAAAAGACATTCCCCTTTGAACTTGTGGAAGTTTCACCATCATCTGGGTTATCCCGGGGAACGGTCGTGGGGTTGCTAGTCAGAAAACGAGTGAGAGTTTTCGCTAGgggccttatttctttttttccccacacgTATGTCACGAAAACGTCTCCCTGTTTCATGAATCTGTCAACTCTATCAAATCGATCGGCATTTGGGTCCACATTTTCTGGCACATGCAGCCCCCGATTTAGTTGAGGAAACACCCCAGCTAACCCTTTCAGGGTCAAATGTTTTGACAGTCTAtctcctccctcttctctcaTGAGGTCTTTCctctttaacatttctttcaTCCTCAGAATCCATTAAGTCCTTATCATGGATCAAatttccaccccccacccccacctctatgcctccacttggctaggccagggttcccagaattgtgtggttgtcctttttCTGATTGGATGTTACGATACTGTGTTTTGTCAATCCTGCCCTccaagatgttaatgaggtgggattagaggcagttatttgaatgaggcaggactcaaatacTGCGTTAGCTTATATccggagtcaatctcttttgacccaGAGTCCTTTCTCTGACAAAcgcctagacccaggggaagatcgtTATGGAGGATCTTAATCCAAGAGCTGaccgagagaaagagagagagaaagagaactttCCCCTGAAGCTGGGGCCCTCAACTTGGACTTGTACCCTCCTAAACtgggagagaatacatttctccgaAAGCCATCCAGAGTGGTTTCTCTTtcttagaagcactagataaccgaGAGAGTCCTGATTGGTCAGTTTCCCTTCTTCGTGATCTATCTGCCTTTCCACACCGGCGAAATCAGGTTCTAAATTCAGCGTCCTTGCCAGATGGACGACTTTTCCCCGATCTCTTCCACCATGTTATCCCCCCCTGATGCTTTTAGCAAGGTGACTCAACTCCCTCCAACTCATCACATGCACACAACTTCTCTTGAAAGAACTATGcaatggggtctctatgagtcc from Loxodonta africana isolate mLoxAfr1 chromosome 11, mLoxAfr1.hap2, whole genome shotgun sequence includes these protein-coding regions:
- the LOC135232677 gene encoding melanoma antigen preferentially expressed in tumors-like, whose protein sequence is MSSRSPARLLDLAKQSLLQNEALAVASLESLPAQLFLPLFLEAVAGRHSETPKAMVRAWPFSHLALGALMKAQQPQQDILKAALDGLDDLLAHKIRPRRWKLQVLDLRLNANTNFWDVAPRTWDWSSVRSLEEPEAAQPKTKRPKVDDSRKEEKELLAPVQVLLEDFCLQKATPDEFLTFLMKRVKQGKGLPQLCCRKLEFLDMSLGHIQKILRMVQLDCVQEVELNGHWDLLTLASFAPHLSQMVNVSRLRVSHIMTISFIPWAAEGVDKLLSQFSAQLLSLHQLQELHLDSVFFLEGRLDQVLRCLKSPLVTLSLTNCLLLESDLTHLASCLNTSHLRYLNLSEVNMMALSPEFLQVVLERASATLHRLALDGCGIRDSQLMSILPALGHCSQLTSFSFRGNPVSVAALQSLLRHTVLLSRFRLGLFPVPLECYVGLQGTVDLGNLRRSLAELRLILQDLGRPNSVLLFSDSAWTYDVILLYCVA